The Paenibacillus mucilaginosus 3016 genome includes the window CATGGGCAGATGCAGCCGATCATCCGGATGCGGTTATGCGCAAGATCAAAGATCTGCTTGCGCTGGAAGCACTGGGGGCAGAGGTGACCCCCCTTGCGGTTGATCTGACGAATGGCGAGGAAGTGCGCCGGGCCGCAGCGGAGGTGAAGGAGAAGCTCGGTCCGATCGGAGGCGTAATCCACTGCGCCGGTGTCATAGACTCGAAGAATCCAGCCTTCATCCGCAAACCGGAGGAGGGGATCCGGCAGGTGTGGAGCCCCAAGGTTGCCGGTCTCCGTATTCTGCATGAGAGCCTGAAGGAAGAGCACCTCCAGTGGTTTCTTCTGTTCTCCTCGGTTTCTTCCATTCTCCCCGGTCTCGGTGCCGGCCAGAGCGATTACGCAGCGGCGAACGCTTATATGGATTACTTCAGCGGGGCTCATTCACAGAAAAGCCCGGTCATCAGTATCCAGTGGCCGAGCTGGAAGGAAACCGGCATGGGGGAAGTCCGGAGCCGAATCTATGAACGGACGGGACTGCATAGTCTGACGAATGCGGAGGGCCTGCAGCTGCTGGATCAGGTTCTCGCGGGAGCGCTCGGCCGCTCCGTCATCCTTCCGGCTGTAGTTAACACGGACATCTGGCAGCCGGAGACCTGGATGCGGTTCGAGGAACAGGCGAACCCGGCCGCCGCCCGGACGCTGCCGGTTCAAGCGCGGGATGGAAGCGACGGCAGCCTCCGGAGGAAGACGGCAGGCAGCCTGCTGCTCAAGATCGAAGCCTGGCTTACAGATCTCCTGGCGGAAGAGCTCAAAATCGACGCAGTCCGGCTTGATAAGGAAACGCCGTTCCAGGAGTACGGGGTAGACTCCATTATGCTCGTTCAGATGATGCAGAAAATCAATGAACAGGTGAAGGAGGAATTGGAGCCGACGCTGCTCTTCGAGCACCCGAGTATCGGGGCGCTCTCCGCTTGGCTTGTAACCGAGCATGGACCCGCGATGTCCGGTCTTCTTGCATCCGGGGAGCCGCATTCGCCGGTTCAGGACGACGAAGCGGCACAGGTATCTCCGCCCGCTTCCGAACCGCTTCGCTCCCCCTCGGGTTTTTCGCAAGCGGCTTCGACCGGGAGGACAGCTTCTTCACGGGTTGCCGTGGTCGGGCTGTCCTGCCGCTTTCCGGGAGCCGAGTCGCTCGGCGAGTACTGGAGGCTGATTTCCGAAGGGCGTTCGGCGATTCGTCAGGTGCCCGCAGCCCGGTGGGGGAAAGCGACGGCTTATTTTGCCGGCGTGCTTGAGGATATCACCCGGTTCGACCCATCGTATTTCCTTATTCCGGAGCCGGATGCCAGGGCGATGGACCCGCAGGCGTTACTGGCGCTGGAGGAGAGTCTGAAGCTCCTGTGCCATGCGGGTTACACCGCCCAGGAGATCAAAGGAAAGGCGGTCGGTGTATATCTCGGGGCACGCAGCCAGCATCGGCCGGAGCGCGGGCTTCTGCTCCAGGCGCGGAATCCGATTGTCGCGGTCGGCCCCAACTACCTGGCGGCCAATATCTCCCAATTCTTCGATCTGCGCGGCCCGAGCGTGGTGGTGGATACGGCCTGCTCCTCTGCGCTCGTTGGCATGCAGATGGCGGTTCAGGCCCTGTTCAGCGGCGATATCGAATCCGCCATTGTGGGCGGCGTCAGCTTGCTCACGACGCCGGGGGCTCATGGCATCTTCGAGCAGCGTGGAATTTTGAACCGCTCGGAGGAATTCCATCTCTTCGATGCACGAGCGAACGGCATTGTGCCTGGCGAAGGGGCGGGCATGGTGCTCCTGAAGACGGAAGAACAGGCTCTCGCGGACGGCGACCGGATCTATGCGGTAATCAGCGGAATCGCCGTCAATAACGACGGCCGGACGGCCGGTCCGGCTTCTCCGAATGTGAAAGCACAGCGGGAGGTCATGGCATCCGCTCTGGGCAGAAGCGGCCGGAGGGCGGAGGAGATCCGGTATATCGAGGCTAACGGCTCGGGAACCGAAGTGACGGATATGCTGGAGCTGAAGGCCATACAAGCCGTCTACCGCAGCTCGGGAGGTGCCTCATTGGGACTGGGCTCGGTAAAGCCGAACATCGGACATCCGCTCTGCGCGGAAGGCATTGCGAGTTTTATCAAAGTCGTCCTGATGCTGCAGCACGGGAAGTTCGTTCCTTTTCTATCCGCCCGGCAGCCGATGACGCACTACGATCTGTCGGCTTCGCCATTTCATTTCAGCAGGGCTGCCGAGACATGGGGCGGCGGTGATTCGGTGCGTGCGGCGGCGATCAACTGCTTTGCCGACGGCGGGACCAATGCCCATTTGATTGTGGAAGAGCCGGCAGCGGATAGGGAGGAAGCAGGATTCCGGAGGCAGCCGCTTCCAGTTCCCCCGCTGAACCGAAGACCGGTGAGTGGAGCCGCTGAAGCAACGGCCGGTCCTCCTGTAAGCGCTGCGGCAGGAGCACCCCAAGCAATGATCTGGGAAACACTGGGATAGGAGGGGAAACCATGATCCATGAAACGTTCTACCTGTCGGACAACAATCCATTCGTCGCCAACCACAGGGTACACGGGCAGCAGCTGCTGCCGGGATTGGCCTATATCGATATTCTTTTTCAAGTGTTCCGCAAGCACGGCTTTGATTACAAGACGCTGGAGCTGCGGCACCTGAGCATCTATCAGCCGTTGATCGTTCCCCCGGCATCTTCCTTAAAGCTGTCTGTGCGCTGCAGTGAAACATCAACGGATTCATGGGATATCCGCGTGGAGGGAGAGCAGCGGCACACGGACGGGACGGAGCCTGCCGTTCCCCTGTATGTTACGGCACAGATGCTTCGGACTGCTCCTGCCGAATACAAGGAGCAGCGCCTGGACCTTCAGGAGATTCGCCAAACCGCCTTAACCCGCCACGATTTGTCGGAAGCTTACAGGCAGTATCATACGCAGGGGTTGGTCCATACCGGGTGGATGCAGGCCGAGGGGCAGATCTATGAGACCGGCTCGGATCTGTTAATTGACATTTCATTAGGCCGGGACGCAAGACCAAGCGAACCGCAGTTCATGTTTCATCCCGTGCTGATCGATGGCAGCGGCGTAGGCTCCGGCAGGCTGTTCGCCCCGCCGGCTGAGGAAGAGCCCCGGCTCTTCCTGCCCTTATTCTACGAGAGCTTCCGGGCCGTGGAACTACTGCAGGGGGACTGCCTGACCCGAATCCGCAAGTCATCCGTCCTTCGCAAAAAAGAGCTCATCTACTGGACCATGGAGTTCTTCAACAGGAACGGAATCAAGATCGCGGAGCTTACCCGATTCGCCGGCAAGCTGGTTCGCGAAGCGGGACTTCTTCAGCCTGACCGGGGTTCCGATAAGGTGCTTCGAATAGAGCGAGGGCAGGAACCGGCGGCAGAGCCAAGGGGTGACGGTACCTCAGGCGTGAAGTCCTTCCTTCAGGAGCTCATGGCGGAGCGCCTTGGGCGGCATCCCTCCGAGATGGAACCCTCTGCAGGGTACTTTGAGCTTGGACTGGATTCCCCCGGGCTGCTCGGGATGGTCAAAGCGCTGGAAGAGCGCATCGGCATTCCATTATCCCCAACGCTGCTCTTTGAACATTCGACGATTAACGAATTGGCGGACTACCTGGTGGAGAATCACGCCGCCGTCTTCGTGCAGGAGGAGATCAAGGTCCCTGGGTCCCGGCCTATCCCGGACTCGAATCGAGGGAGCAGCGGGCCCCCTGCTTCTACCTATCTCGCGGGGAATGAGGAGATCGCCATCATCGGGATGGCCGGCCGCTATCCCAAGGCGGGAAGCCTGGATGAATTCTGGAAGAACCTTCTTGAGGGGAAAGACTGCATAACTGAAATTCCGGGATACCGCTGGTCCCGGGAACGGATGAAGGGCCTGACTTCCCCTTCGGGAAAACCCATGTCCGTATGGGGCGGGGTGATTGACGATGCGGATTGCTTCGATCCGAAGTTCTTCCGGATCTCCCCGCGGGAAGCGGAGACCATGGACCCGCAGGAGCGTTTGTTCCTCGAGGTCTGCTGGGAAGCGATCGAGGATGCCGGGTATACAACCAAGACACTGGTCCGGCCGCGGGGGATCAGCGGGAGACGGGACGTCGGCGTATTCGCCGGTGTGATGCATAAGGACTACACGCTGGTCGGAGCCGAGGCCCTATCCCAGGGGCAGGCCGTCCCGTTATCCTTACATACCGGCCCAATCGCCAACCGGGTATCCTACGCCTGCAACTTTCATGGACCCAGCATGACGGTGGATACGCTGTGTTCTTCTTCCCTCACGGCCATTCATCTGGCTGTCGAGAGTATCCGTCGCGGGGAAAGCGAGGCTGCACTGGCCGGCGGGGTGAATCTGTCCCTGCACCCGGCCAAGTATATCACCTACGGTCTTTGGGGGATGCACTCGAGCGACGGCCGCTGCCGGACCTTCGGCAGCGGCGGAGACGGTTACGTATCGTCGGAAGGCGTCGCAGCCGTGCTGCTCAAGCCCCTGAGCCGGGCGGTGGCTGACGGGGACCGGATTTATGCGCTGATCAAGGCCGCCACCATTAACCATGGGGGAGCGGCAAGCGGGATCCTGGTCCCCGGCCCGGCGGCGCAGGGGGCGGTTATCTCAGATTGCCTGGAGCGGGCGGGCGTAGATCCACAGACGATCGGCTATATCGAAGCCCACGGAACGGGTACTTCACTTGGCGATCCCATCGAAATCGAGGGGCTGTCTCAAGCCTTCGGCAGCGGGACGGGGGATAAGCAGTTCTGCGCGATCGGTTCCGTCAAATCCAATATCGGGCATGCCGAATCCGCAGCCGGGGTGATCGGACTCCAAAAGGCGGCACTGCAGCTGTACCATAAGAAGCTGGTTCCCTCGCTTCATTCGGAGGAACTGAATCCCTACATCGACTTTAAGAACTCTCCATTCTATGTCCAGCGTACCACCGAAGAATGGAAGAAACCGGTGATGACGGCTGGCGGCCGGCAAGCCGGGATCCCGCGCAGGGCCGGCCTCAGCTCGTTTGGAGCCACAGGCTCGAATGCCCATCTAATTCTGGAGGAATACGACGAAGAGAGTCTCCCGCGGAGGAGCCCAAGGCAAGGGGGGAACTTGAAGGAGCGCACGGTGATCGTCCCGCTTTCCGCACGGAATCCGGAGCGGTTGAAGGCATATGCCGAGAAGATGCTCCGTCATCTGGACAATGTACGCCCGCTTACAGCTCATCTTGCGGAAGAACGTGATAACGCGGACACGAATACCCGGAGGCTTCTTATGATGAGGCTCCGTTCTCTCCTTGCTGCCTTGATTCATGTCGACGAGGAAGCTCTGGATTTCGGGGGTGACTGGAGCGACTACGGAGCGGAGCCGGTGCACGTGCGTGAACTGGCCGAGAAGATCCAGGAAGCATATGGAGTGGAATTGGAGCCCGGCGTCTGGGTTCACTGGAGTTCCGTAGAGGACGCAGCCGAATATCTGTGGAGCCAGCACCGCGAGATCCTTCAGGGAAGCGCAGCGCCCTTGACGGGGACGGGCGATGAGCTGCTGCCGGGGGAAGAGAGCCCGGGTATGGCACTCGAAGACCTGGCTTACACCCTGCAGGTGGGGAGGGAGGCAATGGACGCACGGGTTGCCTTTGTGGCGTGTTCCACGGAGGAACTGATCTTGAAGATGAGTGCCTTCCTGGAGGGTGAGGACAGCGGTCACGGCTGGTTTCAAGGAAACGCCAAGCAGTACAAGGCTGCAGCGGAGAGCCTGGCGAAGACAGATGCGGAGCTTCCTGAAACCCAGGGGATGACCGTCAAACGTCTGGAGTCGCTTGCGCAGCAATGGACTCAAGGCGCTGATGTGAATTGGCAGCTCCTGTATGGGGCTGAGAAGCCGAGAAGGATCAGCCTGCCTACGTATCCTTTCGCCAAAGAACGGTACTGGATTCCCGGCCACGGGGTCTATTCATCCGGTACGGCCTCTTCCCCTGCGGCTGCCGGGGATCAACTGCATCCTTTGCTGCATAGGAACCGATCGACCTTCCGGGAACAGCGGTTTACTAGCACCTTTACCGGAGAAGAGTTTTTCCTGGCCGATCATGTCATCCAGGGACGCAGGATTCTGCCCGGCGTGGCCTGCCTGGAGATGGCAAGGGCCTCCCTGGAGGAATCGGAAGGCGGGCAGACCACAGAGGAGAACCGGGTTCTTCGGCTGAAACAGGTGGTCTGGCTCCGGCCCTTCTCCATCACGGAAGGGATGGCCGCTCTTCAGATCCGGTTGAAACCGGAGGAGCGGGGCGCCCTTGCGTATGAGCTGAGCAGCATGCCCGCAGATGAGGGGGAGCCGGAGCTCTTCAGCAAGGGCCGGGCTGAACGTGTCCTCGGCAGCGGGCGGCCTCAGAGGTTGGATTTGGAGGCAATCCGATCTCAGTTCGGGGATGGTACGGTGCCTGCCGACTCGTTGTATACTGCATTCCAAGCGATGGACATGAACTACGGCCCGGGGCAACGGGGGGTCGAAGAGATCTATACAGCATCCAACCAGGTTCTGGCCAAACTGTCGCTCCCCTCCTGCGTAGCATCCACTCTGGAGGATTATGTGCTTCACCCCAGTCTGATGGATTCCGCACTGCAGGCCACTTTACTGCTTCAGCCCCGTGAAGGGAGGGCTCCAAGTCAGCCGGTCATGCCCTTTGCCCTTCAGGAAATGGACATCCATGGCGGCTGCACTTCCCGGATGTGGGCTTGGATCCGGATGTCAGAGCGGGAGGGACAGGGGGACGATGCCAGCCGCGGGGGGGAAAGTGTCAAGTACGATATCGATTTATGCGACGAGGGGGGACGGATTTGCGTGTCCATGAGAGGCTTCACCCTGCGGTCGCCGGCAGGGGAGCCTTCCGCCGGGAGTGGGGCGTACGACCGTCCCGCATCGACGGTTCAGCCCCCTTCCGGTAATCTGATCCTTCAACCGGTATGGGAACCGGTAACTCCAGGAGCGGGCAGCCGCTTCCCACGGTCGGAAGACAGCGTGCTGATCATTGGGGGAGCGGGCCGTCAGCTGGAATCGCTGCAAGCCATCTATTCCGGGTCCGCTTCACTGAGCATACAGCCTGCGGATTCGATGGAAGCACTGACCCGAAGGCTCAACGCCTTGGGACGGATCGATCATATCGTTTGGATCGCTCCTGCGGGGACCTCTCTCACCGCTGCGGACGAGCGGATGATCGAGGAGCAGGAGAGCGGGGTGATCGCCTGCTTCCGTCTCATTCAAGCCCTGCTTGCCGCAGGTTATGCAGCTCAAAGCCTGGGGTGGACGCTGGTTACTTTCCAGACCCTCCCTGTACACCGTACAGATCCGGTCCATCCGACACATGCGGGCCTGCATGGACTGTTGGGTTCCATGGCGAAGGAATTCCCGCAGTGGAGTATACGGATTGCAGACCTGGGGGACAACGGCGAGTGGCCGCTGGGGGATATCCTCACCCTGCCTGCTGACCATCGCGGACATCCTTGGGCGTACCGGGGCGGGGAATGGTATAGACACCAGCTTATTCCGGTCCGCTCCCCGGATGAGGACTGGACGGCGACACGGTACCGTGAAGGCGGCGTGTATGTGGTTATCGGCGGAGCCGGGGGCGTAGGGAAAGCCTGGAGCGAATACATGATCCGCACCTATAGGGCGCAGATCATCTGGCTCGGCCGCAGAAAGGCGGATGCCGGTATTCGCTCGGAGCTCGAGAAATTATCGCGGATGGGTCCGAAGCCGCATTATATAGCCGCGGATGCGGCTGATCCGGCGGCACTGGAGAACGCTTACCGGATCATCAAGCAGGATTACGGCCGTATCCACGGCATTGTGCATTCCGCCATGGTACTGACCGATATCCCTTTGACGGAGCTGGACGAAGACCGGTTTCGGGCAGGATTGTCGGCCAAAGTCGATACCAGCGTACGCATGGCCCAGGTCTTCCATGAAGAGCCTTTGGATTTTGTTCTGTATTTTTCTTCGCTGATCTCCTTCATCAAGAATCCGGGTCAGAGCCCCTATGCTTCGGGCTGCACGTTCAAGGACGCCTTTGCACACCGGCTCGCCCGGGAGTGGACCTGCCCGGTGAAGGTGATGAACTGGGGGTATTGGAGCAGCGAAGAAGCAGCCGCATCGGCAAGCGTGCAGCAGCTGGCCCGGATCGGAATCGGTCTCATTGAGCCACCGGCAGGAATGAAGGCACTGGAGACCCTGTTAGCCGGCCCCTTGAACCAGCTGGCGATGCTCCATACCACGAAGCCTCTGCCGCTGGAAGGGCTGAACCCGAACGATCGGCTGGACATCCGGCCGGGCACCGATTCCTTCCCGCTTCCGGGCATACGGAACCGGCTGACAGATCAGGGGCACGTTCTGCGAAGGATTCAGGAAAGCACGTCAACGGGGCATGGCCTGCAGGATCTGCTCTGCAGAATGGTGCTCTCTGAGCTGTGGACGATGGGAATGGGCCGGTCCCAGAGCTCGGAGATTGAGGAGCTGCGGGCAGCGGCAGGCATACAGGACAAGTACGGCAGTTGGCTGGCGGAAAGCATCCGTGTTCTGGCCGGCAGCGGATTCCTCCAGGTTCGTGAGGAGGGGCCGGTCATCAGCCAGGGCCGCCCGGGGCAGCCCGAAGACCTGTGGGAGGAATGGGAGCGGAAGAGCCCTTTATGGCTCAGCGATGCCAGCTTGAGGCCTTGGGTCCGGCTGGTGGAAAGCACGCTTCGCTGCCTGCCGGACATTTTGAGCGGCAGGAAGCCGGCTACCGATATTATGTTTCCTAACTCCTCTATGGAGCGAGTAGAGGGAATCTACAAGAATAACCCGGTTGCAGATTATTTCAATGAAGTCCTGGCCGAGCTGCTGCTCGCTTATTTGGAAGAGCGGATCAAGGGCAATCCGGAGACCGCCATACGGATCATTGAGATTGGGGCGGGCACCGGCGGAACCAGCAGCCTGCTCTTCGAGAAGCTGAGGCCTTACCGGGCACATATTCAGGAGTACTGCTATACGGACATCTCGAAGGCCTTCCTGCATCATGCCGAGCGAACCTACGGTCCGGACCATCCTTATCTGACTTACAAGCTGTATAACGTTGAAGAGCCGTTCCCGGGTTCCCAAGGTCCGACCGGCGTGTTCGACGTCGCCGTGGCCACCAATGTGCTGCATGCCACCCGAAATATCCGCAGGACAATAAGGCATGCCAAGAGTCTCTTAAAGCCGGCCGGCATGCTGCTGCTCAATGAGCTCAGTGACAACCGCCTTCTGACACATTTGACCTTTGGGCTTCTCGAGGGCTGGTGGCTTGCGGAGGACCAGGCGCTCCGTATTCCGGGCTCCCCCGGTCTTTACCCTAAGGATTGGCAAAGAGTGCTGGGTTCCGAAGGATTCGGCCCGGTCCTGTTCCCTGCGCAGGCTGCGCACGATTGGGGTCAGCAGATTATTGCGGCGGCAAGCGACGGGGTCATTCGCACAACGGTGAAGGCCGGAAGGGAAGAGGATGTGGTCAAAAGCAAAGGGACTCTCCCGCAGGTCCCCCGCACCGCAGTCTCACCTACGGCAATGCCAAAGTCAAATACGGTACGGGAAGCCGTGCGCGGGGAGGCTGAACTGACGGGGGGCCTGCTCGAAGAGCTGGTAAGGAAGACCATCCTGGACAAGCTGTCGGAAGCCCTCAAAGTCGATGCCCGGGAAATCGACGATGAAGAGTCCTTTTCGGATTACGGGCTGGATTCCATCATCGGTGTGAACCTGGTGCAGGTCTTGAATCAGGCGATGGATATCGACCTGGATACCACCAGCCTGTTCGATTACAGCACGGTTGCCCGCCTGAGTGCCTATATCCTTGCGGAGCACCGGGAGCCTGCAGCCCAAGCCCTGGCCCGTCAGCAAGCGGCGCCGGAAGCGGGCCAAGCCGCGCTCATGAACCGGGCCGCAAGCCGGACGGCAGCGGAGCCGGAGCGCCCCGGGACGCGTGCCGATGCCGAGGGGCCTGCGGAGGCGCCGCTTCCTTCGTCCGCAGCGCCATCCGCCAAAGAGCCCATTGCCATCATCGGCATGAGCGGAAGGTTCGCGGGGTCCGACTCCCTGAGGGAGTTATGGCAGCATCTTGCACAGGGGGCCGAGTTAATCGGCCCGTCGCCGCGTTGGGATTTATCCGCCTATTATCCGGAAGGCAGCTCCTACTGTGACCGCGGAGGTTTCGTGGAGGATATCGACCGGTTTGATCCTTCCTTTTTTCATATCAACGCACTGGAAGCGAGCTTCATGGATCCGCAGCAGCGGCTCTTTATGGAAGAATCCTGGAAAGCGTTAGAGGACGCCGGCTACACCGGCGATCGGTTGAAGGACCGTCAGTGCGGCGTGTATGTCGGGTGCCTGGGCGGGGGCAGCGACTATGCCCGGCTGGCCGGCGAACAAGCACCGCCGCAGTCCTTCTGGGGCAACGCGGGCTCCGTTATCCCCGCCCGGATCGCGTATTATCTCGATCTTCAGGGTCCGGCTGTCGCTGTGGACACGGCCTGCTCCAGCTCCTTGGTCGCCGTACATCTCGCCTGCCAAGGCCTATGGGCGGGCGAAATGGGGATGGCCCTGGCCGGAGGGGTTTTCGTACAATCCACACCCTGGTATTATCTCAGCACGAACAAAGCCGGTATGCTGTCGCCGACCGGTCACAGCTATACCTTCGACGAGCGGGCT containing:
- a CDS encoding SDR family NAD(P)-dependent oxidoreductase codes for the protein MIHETFYLSDNNPFVANHRVHGQQLLPGLAYIDILFQVFRKHGFDYKTLELRHLSIYQPLIVPPASSLKLSVRCSETSTDSWDIRVEGEQRHTDGTEPAVPLYVTAQMLRTAPAEYKEQRLDLQEIRQTALTRHDLSEAYRQYHTQGLVHTGWMQAEGQIYETGSDLLIDISLGRDARPSEPQFMFHPVLIDGSGVGSGRLFAPPAEEEPRLFLPLFYESFRAVELLQGDCLTRIRKSSVLRKKELIYWTMEFFNRNGIKIAELTRFAGKLVREAGLLQPDRGSDKVLRIERGQEPAAEPRGDGTSGVKSFLQELMAERLGRHPSEMEPSAGYFELGLDSPGLLGMVKALEERIGIPLSPTLLFEHSTINELADYLVENHAAVFVQEEIKVPGSRPIPDSNRGSSGPPASTYLAGNEEIAIIGMAGRYPKAGSLDEFWKNLLEGKDCITEIPGYRWSRERMKGLTSPSGKPMSVWGGVIDDADCFDPKFFRISPREAETMDPQERLFLEVCWEAIEDAGYTTKTLVRPRGISGRRDVGVFAGVMHKDYTLVGAEALSQGQAVPLSLHTGPIANRVSYACNFHGPSMTVDTLCSSSLTAIHLAVESIRRGESEAALAGGVNLSLHPAKYITYGLWGMHSSDGRCRTFGSGGDGYVSSEGVAAVLLKPLSRAVADGDRIYALIKAATINHGGAASGILVPGPAAQGAVISDCLERAGVDPQTIGYIEAHGTGTSLGDPIEIEGLSQAFGSGTGDKQFCAIGSVKSNIGHAESAAGVIGLQKAALQLYHKKLVPSLHSEELNPYIDFKNSPFYVQRTTEEWKKPVMTAGGRQAGIPRRAGLSSFGATGSNAHLILEEYDEESLPRRSPRQGGNLKERTVIVPLSARNPERLKAYAEKMLRHLDNVRPLTAHLAEERDNADTNTRRLLMMRLRSLLAALIHVDEEALDFGGDWSDYGAEPVHVRELAEKIQEAYGVELEPGVWVHWSSVEDAAEYLWSQHREILQGSAAPLTGTGDELLPGEESPGMALEDLAYTLQVGREAMDARVAFVACSTEELILKMSAFLEGEDSGHGWFQGNAKQYKAAAESLAKTDAELPETQGMTVKRLESLAQQWTQGADVNWQLLYGAEKPRRISLPTYPFAKERYWIPGHGVYSSGTASSPAAAGDQLHPLLHRNRSTFREQRFTSTFTGEEFFLADHVIQGRRILPGVACLEMARASLEESEGGQTTEENRVLRLKQVVWLRPFSITEGMAALQIRLKPEERGALAYELSSMPADEGEPELFSKGRAERVLGSGRPQRLDLEAIRSQFGDGTVPADSLYTAFQAMDMNYGPGQRGVEEIYTASNQVLAKLSLPSCVASTLEDYVLHPSLMDSALQATLLLQPREGRAPSQPVMPFALQEMDIHGGCTSRMWAWIRMSEREGQGDDASRGGESVKYDIDLCDEGGRICVSMRGFTLRSPAGEPSAGSGAYDRPASTVQPPSGNLILQPVWEPVTPGAGSRFPRSEDSVLIIGGAGRQLESLQAIYSGSASLSIQPADSMEALTRRLNALGRIDHIVWIAPAGTSLTAADERMIEEQESGVIACFRLIQALLAAGYAAQSLGWTLVTFQTLPVHRTDPVHPTHAGLHGLLGSMAKEFPQWSIRIADLGDNGEWPLGDILTLPADHRGHPWAYRGGEWYRHQLIPVRSPDEDWTATRYREGGVYVVIGGAGGVGKAWSEYMIRTYRAQIIWLGRRKADAGIRSELEKLSRMGPKPHYIAADAADPAALENAYRIIKQDYGRIHGIVHSAMVLTDIPLTELDEDRFRAGLSAKVDTSVRMAQVFHEEPLDFVLYFSSLISFIKNPGQSPYASGCTFKDAFAHRLAREWTCPVKVMNWGYWSSEEAAASASVQQLARIGIGLIEPPAGMKALETLLAGPLNQLAMLHTTKPLPLEGLNPNDRLDIRPGTDSFPLPGIRNRLTDQGHVLRRIQESTSTGHGLQDLLCRMVLSELWTMGMGRSQSSEIEELRAAAGIQDKYGSWLAESIRVLAGSGFLQVREEGPVISQGRPGQPEDLWEEWERKSPLWLSDASLRPWVRLVESTLRCLPDILSGRKPATDIMFPNSSMERVEGIYKNNPVADYFNEVLAELLLAYLEERIKGNPETAIRIIEIGAGTGGTSSLLFEKLRPYRAHIQEYCYTDISKAFLHHAERTYGPDHPYLTYKLYNVEEPFPGSQGPTGVFDVAVATNVLHATRNIRRTIRHAKSLLKPAGMLLLNELSDNRLLTHLTFGLLEGWWLAEDQALRIPGSPGLYPKDWQRVLGSEGFGPVLFPAQAAHDWGQQIIAAASDGVIRTTVKAGREEDVVKSKGTLPQVPRTAVSPTAMPKSNTVREAVRGEAELTGGLLEELVRKTILDKLSEALKVDAREIDDEESFSDYGLDSIIGVNLVQVLNQAMDIDLDTTSLFDYSTVARLSAYILAEHREPAAQALARQQAAPEAGQAALMNRAASRTAAEPERPGTRADAEGPAEAPLPSSAAPSAKEPIAIIGMSGRFAGSDSLRELWQHLAQGAELIGPSPRWDLSAYYPEGSSYCDRGGFVEDIDRFDPSFFHINALEASFMDPQQRLFMEESWKALEDAGYTGDRLKDRQCGVYVGCLGGGSDYARLAGEQAPPQSFWGNAGSVIPARIAYYLDLQGPAVAVDTACSSSLVAVHLACQGLWAGEMGMALAGGVFVQSTPWYYLSTNKAGMLSPTGHSYTFDERADGFIPGEGIGVLVLKRLSDAERDGDLIHGVIRGSGINQDGTTNGITAPSAASQERLVCSVYDTFGIHPDSIQVVEAHGTGTKLGDPIEYQAISRAFRRYTVRKKYCAIGSIKTNIGHAAHAAGVAGILKILLAMKHKLIPPSLHFKNGNPNIPFDGSPFFVNTELRPWETEAHERMRAVVSSFGFSGTNAHIVLEEAPARVGTHAGKPGYPMVLSARTPEQLRSLALQWMDYAQENREADCADVSYTLLLGRKQFSCRLACVVSGLSEFSLLLKQWLSHGRTPQLFVSERPDPDRREQLSLRRYGNQCILESQKTESASEYFELLSTAAELFVQGYSLDYGPLFADGQYHIVSLPTYPFADERYWVPVEKNEADAVHSQIPAERPAVLHPLLHRNTSDLTGLRYSSMFSRDGLRLVPRSVRNSRGAGALAMLEMARAALLHAGGAFAEAGAIRLRQVVWGSLQGLGVEELTLHIEILPEPDGTVSYEIYSGSPPGGDAVVFSQGRASADIITAERLDLAGLLSQCERAALGSLEGEYPDIGELYAGREQVLAKVRFPGSREKAKQDWGLSPSVAGAVLQVSACLLTAGRLPEAGQPEVLPFSLEEVEVSRASVPEGWVLITYKGAADSLHEFDLDFCDEEGLVYLRLRGLAVRMTQPQGLSVQQPSIPLGEVTV